GGTATGCCTGTGGATCGCCTCGGAGGCGCAAGCCTGGGCGAACAACGGTTGGCGATCATCATCGGCGCCGGGACATGGACGATTGCCGCCGGCAGTCGCTGGGGGTCTTCCTCAATAGGGCCTTTGCCGCTCGAGGACCTGACCTGCTTCTTGCTGACCAACACTCTCTGGGTCTTCGGGATGACCCTATTCATGGCCTCCCAGGGTCTCCCCCGGGCGCGGGCGATCGCCCAACGATTGACGCCCGGCGCCCAGGCGCTGGCCCAGCCGGCAGGCTGGGCAACAGCGCGCCCGAGGCCCCCCCTTGACGCGGATCTCGTGGACCGCCTCCCCACCTGCCCGCCCTTCCCACCCGGATCGGCCACAACCTGCTTTCACGCCCCCGTTCGACCCGCTGAGCCCCGCGCTCATTTGGCCGTTGCCCGATTCTCTTGCCTTGGAAAGGCGCCATCCAGCCTGTCACGACGACCCAGAACTGGCGGCACGGGGTGCTCCTCGGCCTGCAATTTCCGGTGTGACATGTCTCGGTTGAATTGGAGGATAGTTGTTATGTCTGCCCTCCAATGGGGCATCGTACACTGGGGTGACGTCCGACGTCGCTACATAAGTCGTGCGCCAAGAAGGGAGCCGCGCCTGCTATGAGCCTGAGAGTTTTACCAAAGGCCGCCCTGCCCGCCTGGGTTGACCAGCTGTGCGCCGGGCACCGCGTCGCCGGCCCAAAGCCGCTGCACGGTCAGCACATATTCGGCGAGATCCATTCGAGCTCCGAGCTTGAGCTTGGGTATCCGACCACGGTGATCCCCCCGAAGAAGTACCTGTTCCCGCAGGTGGAAGAGCTCTTCAGCTTCAGGAAAGACACCGGCGAAATCACCCCCAAGCTGGATGCGCGCCCGACCGTGGTACTTGGCGTGCATACCTGCGACCTTCACGCCATGCACCTGCTCGACCGGGTGTTTCAAAACGGCTATACCGACCAGCACTATCAGGCCCATCGAGAGAACACGCTCGTCGTCAGCATCGAGTGCCTGGTTCCCTGCATGGAGCACTCGTTCTGCAAGAGCATGGGAACGCTGTCCGCCACCGATGGTTTCGACCTCCACCTGACCGACTTGGGAGAGGAATATGCCGTAGACGTCGACACCGAGCGCGGCGCCCGCCTGCTCGAGGGGTTCGCCCCAGCGCGACCGGCAACTGAGGATGACTACCACCGCGTCAACCGCGTGATGAGCGAGAAGTGGCCGCGCTTCCCTCTGCGGCTGGATTTCGACGTTACGGAACTCCCCAGCCTGCTCTCGGTGAGCTACGACAGCAAGCTGTGGGATGAGTTGGGCGAACGCTGCCTGGCCTGCGCCATGTGCACCAACGTCTGCCCGACCTGCTACTGCTTCAACGTGGCCGACGAGGTGGATCTGACGTTGAACGCCGGCCGGCGGCTGCGCATGTGGGACTCCTGCCAGCTGGACAAGTTCGCCAGCGTCGCCGGAGGGCATGACTTCCGTAAGACCCGCGCCCGGCGCCAGCGCCACCGCTTCTTCCGCAAGGGCAAGTACCAGACCGATGCCTTTGGACTGCTGGGATGCGTCGGCTGCGGCCGCTGCGCCCAGGCCTGCCTGGTCAACATCACGCCCGTCGACACCTTCAACGCCCTCTACCACCGGCAGACCCAGAACACCCAGGCTGAGGTGCGGCCATGACCACGACCCTCAAGCAAGCCCTCGAAGCGCCTTCGATCTACCTCCCGACCCAGGCCAGAATCGTCGACGCCCGCCCGATGGGCAACACCGAGAAAGTGCTGACCATCGAGCTGCCCAAGGGCGTCTCCCTCAACCATCGGCCAGGCCAGTTCGTCGAAGTCTCCGTGCTCGGGGTGGGCGAGGCGCCCATCAGCATTTCCTCCTCGCCCAGCCGCAGCAATGGAACCTTCGAAGTGTGCGTCCGCAAAGCCGGGGATCTGACCTCGGTCCTGCACCAGATGGGCCCCAAGGAGACGCTCGGCATCCGCGGCCCATTCGGCCGAGGGTTCCCGTATGAACGCTTCCGCGGCAAGGACATCCTGTTCGCCCCCGGCGGGCTGGGCCTGGCGCCGCTGCGCTCGCTGATCAACCAGGTGCTGGACGAGCGCGGCAACTTCGGCCGGGTGATCATTCTCTACGGCGCCCGGGACCCGTCGGAGCTGCTGTTCATGGACGAGGTCAGGCAGTGGCAGTCTCGCAGCGATACCGAGGTTCATCTGTCCGTCGATCGCGGCGACGACAGCTGGAAGGGGAACGTCGGCGTGATCACCACGCTCTTCCCGAAGGTCGAGATCTACCCCCGCAACACCGTTGGAATTACGGTCGGCCCGCCAGCAATGTATCGCTTCGTATTGATGGAAATGCTCGGCAAGGGCCTGAGCGAAGGGAATATCTGGATGAGCCTGGAGCGACGAATGAAGTGCGGCGTCGGCAAGTGCGGGCACTGCCAGATCAACCACCTGTACACCTGCCAATCCGGCCCGGCGTTCAGCTATGCCGAAATCAAGCACCTTGAGGAGGCGCTGTGATGGGCGCCAGACCCAAAGTCGCATTCTTCGAGTTCACCAGCTGCGAGGGCTGCCAGCTTACGGTGGTCGATTCGCTGCAGACGCATCCCGAGCTGCTGGACGCGGTGGAGATCGTCCGCTTCCGCGAGGCGATGAGCGAGAAGGGCGACGACTACCTCATTGCATTCGTCGAAGGCTCGATCTCTCGCGCCAGCGATGAGGCCCAACTCAAGCAAATCCGCGAGCGAGCGGCCCTGGTCGTCGCCTTGGGCACCTGCGCCCACCTGGGCGGCATCAACACCATCCGCAACCGCCAGGAGCTGCAGAGCGTTCGCCGCTACGTCTACGGCGACAAGGCGGACTGGTATGAGACCTACCCGGCCCGTCCGCTCAGCGCCGTGGTGCCGATCGATGCCGTGATCCCGGGCTGCCCGATCGACCGCGGCGAGTTCGTGGCCGTGGTCACCGCCCTGCTCCAGGGCCGTAAGCCGTGGCTGCCAGATTACCCGGTGTGTGTCGAGTGCAAGCTGAAGGAGAACGTGTGCGTCTACCAGCGCAAGCAGACCTGCCTCGGCCCGATCACTCGAGC
The sequence above is drawn from the Anaerolineales bacterium genome and encodes:
- a CDS encoding 4Fe-4S dicluster domain-containing protein, which codes for MSLRVLPKAALPAWVDQLCAGHRVAGPKPLHGQHIFGEIHSSSELELGYPTTVIPPKKYLFPQVEELFSFRKDTGEITPKLDARPTVVLGVHTCDLHAMHLLDRVFQNGYTDQHYQAHRENTLVVSIECLVPCMEHSFCKSMGTLSATDGFDLHLTDLGEEYAVDVDTERGARLLEGFAPARPATEDDYHRVNRVMSEKWPRFPLRLDFDVTELPSLLSVSYDSKLWDELGERCLACAMCTNVCPTCYCFNVADEVDLTLNAGRRLRMWDSCQLDKFASVAGGHDFRKTRARRQRHRFFRKGKYQTDAFGLLGCVGCGRCAQACLVNITPVDTFNALYHRQTQNTQAEVRP
- a CDS encoding FAD/NAD(P)-binding protein is translated as MTTTLKQALEAPSIYLPTQARIVDARPMGNTEKVLTIELPKGVSLNHRPGQFVEVSVLGVGEAPISISSSPSRSNGTFEVCVRKAGDLTSVLHQMGPKETLGIRGPFGRGFPYERFRGKDILFAPGGLGLAPLRSLINQVLDERGNFGRVIILYGARDPSELLFMDEVRQWQSRSDTEVHLSVDRGDDSWKGNVGVITTLFPKVEIYPRNTVGITVGPPAMYRFVLMEMLGKGLSEGNIWMSLERRMKCGVGKCGHCQINHLYTCQSGPAFSYAEIKHLEEAL